Proteins encoded in a region of the Pseudochaenichthys georgianus chromosome 20, fPseGeo1.2, whole genome shotgun sequence genome:
- the LOC117465952 gene encoding uncharacterized protein — MGSKLDARVKVRMARLQCEREEREREFQLRRELEIRKHELEIRKLEADTAVRMRQLELQAAVVGDSAITPSGSAAAFDAGSNIQLVPVFLESEVEMFFSAFERIAAALLWPEDVWAILVQCKLVGKAQEACSSLSVEDSLEYDKVKGAVLRAYELVPEAYRQGFRGMKKAAGQTYVDFAREKKVLFDRWCRACKADDIASVCELMLLEEFKNCVPERTVVYLNEQRVTTLQQAATLADESALIHKSGFFQRDPPQRDTYRRAPDNDVPCASVPVLGPRIDRACYFCFDPGHMIADCAAWKRKQATTMADEEGLELLAQSDSPHRFGVRKARNRRATRAHSASLPGPKKKRSCFFCLDPGHLEAECVARKEQVATALEKPKARHPVAMRQSGEVQLSSASVCDSSVGVSVSEAVGVDLAQSDADLCSVQPLPRCS, encoded by the exons atggggtctaaattagatgccagggtaaaagtgcgtatggctcgtctccagtgtgagagggaggagcgtgagcgagagtttcagctcaggagggagctggagatcaggaagcatgagctggagatcaggaagttggaggcagacactgctgtccggatgcgtcagctagagctccaagcagctgtggTGGGTGATTCTGCCATTACACCTTCAGGTTCGGCTGCTGCTTTTGATGCTGGTAGCAACATTCAGCTGGTCCCTGTCTTTCTTGAGTCGGAAGTGGAGATGTTCTTTAGTGCATTTGAGCGCATtgctgctgctctgctctggccagaagacgtgtgggccatacttgtacagtgcaagctagtcggcaaggctcaggaggcttgctcttctctttctgtcgagGATAGTTTGGAGTATGACAAGGTGAAAGGTGCTGTTCTCAGGGCATATGAGCTTGTGCCTGAGGCTTACAGGCAGGGTTTTCGCGGCATGAAGAAAGCTGCTGGCCAAACATACGTGGACTTCGCGAGGGAGAAGAAAGTCCTCTTTGACAGGTGGTGTAGAGCATGTAAAGCGGATGACATCGCTTCAGTATGTGAGCTGATGCTGTTGGAGGAGTTCAAAAACTGTGTACCGGAGCGTACGGTAGTCTACCTGAATGAGCAGAGAGTGACTACCCTTCAGCAGGCTGCCACTCTGGCAGACGAGAGTGCGCTGATACACAAGAGCGGTTTTTTCCAGCGGGACCCTCCTCAGCGGGACACTTATCGGAGAGCTCCTGATAATGATGTTCCCTGTGCCAGTGTTCCAGTGTTAGGTCCCAGGATAGACAGAGcgtgttatttttgttttgaccCAGGTCACATGATAGCAGACTGTGCAGCTTGGAAGAGGAAGCAGGCCACCACTATGGCGGATGAGGAAGGGCTTGAGCTTTTAGCTCAGAGCGATTCTCCTCATCGTTTTGGGGTCCGGAAAGCTCGTAACAGGCGTGCCACACGTGCTCATTCTGCTTCTCTTCCAGGACCCAAGAAAAAGAGATCGTGTTTCTTTTGTCTTGATCCTGGTCATCTAGAGGCAGAGTGTGTAGCTCGGAAGGAGCAGGTGGCAACTGCTCTGGAAAAGCCAAAAGCCCGGCACCCGGTTGCGATGCGACAGAGTGGTGAGGTGCAGTTAAGTTCTGCATCCGTCTGTGACAGTAGTGTGGGTGTTTCCGTCTCTGAAGCGGTGGGGGTGGACCTAGCTCAGAGCGATGCGGATCTGTGTTca gtgcagcctctccccaggtgctcCTAA